From the genome of candidate division KSB1 bacterium:
ATCTTCTCTTTTGAGATTGGTATGGAGCATAAATTCTTTATAGTGCTGCAAAAGAGTACCACCGGCGCCATGCACGATGCATTTCGGCACGCCGGTCGTTCCAGAAGAATACATGATATAAACCGGGTGATCGAAAGGAAGTTGGTTGAATTCTATTTCAGTAGCAGAATTCGAAATGAATTTATGCCAATCAATCGATTTTGGGATCGATTTGCCATTGTCTCCGACGATCTGTTGAATGATCACGATTTTGTCAAGTGAGGGAATTTGCTTGGCGATTTGCTCGACGCGTTGCACTGAATCAATCTTTTTGCCGTTGTAAGAATAGCCGTTTGCTGTGATTAAGATTTTTGGTTGAATTTGACCGAACCGATCCAGTACACCCTGAATGCCAAAATCCGGTGAACAGGATGACCACACAGCACCGAGGCTGGTAGCCGCCAACATTGCAATGACAGCTTCCGGAATATTTGAGATGTATCCAACCACCCGATCTCCTTGTTTTACGCCATTTTGTTTAAGACTTTCGGCAAATTTGGCCACAAGAAGATAAAGCTCTTGAAACGTGTAACGAACAGGCTCGCGGTATTCGGTCCAACTGATTATAGCAGTTCGATCGTCACGATAGCGCAGAAGATTTTCGGCGAAATTGAGTTTCGCTCCCTGGAACCATTTCGCTCTCCACATGCCGTCTGCATCCAAAATTTTCTCATATTTTTTGGAATGGACGATTTCGGAAAATTCCCAAATGGACTGCCAGAATTCTTCTAAATTTTGAATGGACCAATGATACAATTCATGGTAAGAGGAGAATTTTTTCCCCGTTTTTTGACTGACTTGCTTTATGAATTGGGTTAAGTTGGCGTTTTGAATTCGATCTTGAGTCGGACGCCAAACAGGTTGAGTCATGCCTATTCCTTTTCAGGATCAAGAATAGAGAGACTGACTGCAGCTTGCAAGGCGAATTCTGTGTTGTTACACTGCAAAGCGCATTTAGCTGCCTGTTCAATAAAAGTTCTTGCCTCCGGATGATCTGATTTAAACAGTACAATTGCAACTGCAAACATCTCTTTATATTTCTTTTGCTGCTTAAATCTTAAAAAGATCTCTTCCGAGGCTTCTACAGTATTTATAGTATTTAAAAAAATATGGACCTCATCTTTTGTCGGAATTTTTTCACTATTCGCAAATTGACCAAGATCGTTGCCGCTATAAATATGAGAATTTTTGATATAACCCGGCAGTTGATCAAAACCTACACCCTTTCGACCGATGGGTTTCTCAACTTCAAAAATCGCATCACCACTTGCCCTGGTATAGAAATTAGCCGAATTTCTGCCGACAGCATCGAGCAGTTCTGGTTGAATTACACCGTTATTAAATATGTCTTCTGTCATGTGAAATTTAACAACTTCGCAAATCGCTAAATTTCCGGATGCGCCGCCATCGCCCAGGTGAATCATCTGATTTAACATACACTCCATTTGAAAAGGAGATTCTTTTACGCGATCTGGCTTCACAATGTCCGATGGAATTGGTGTTAATCCACATTTTACGAATTCGTCTATATGAGATTCATATTCAGTTGAAGCCAAACTCACCTGATGAACCATTGCGTAGGTAACTGTTTGGATAACGCACTCTTTCGTGGCCATTAGATTGTTATAGGTGTCTTTAGTTGTGTTGTCCCGTTGCCTGCGTGATGGTGAAAAAGCAACAGTTGGCGGGTTACCACCAAACGCATTGAAGAAGGAAAATGGCGATAAGTTTCTAACGCCATCGCTAGATATTGTGGAAGCAAGTGCTATCGGCCGCGGGGAGACGCCACCCACAAGAAGGTCCATAATTTCTTTAACAGATAAATCCTTAGGTTCAACATGAATCATGGTTTTTTCTTTGCTAAAATTGATCTTTGCGGTTCTGCTTTAACAATGCGATTGGATAACTTCCCAAGACCCGTTATTTCCAAATCGATTGTATCACCAACTTCTAACCAGGTTGGCTCGAAGGATTCACCTGTTTCTTTTGCTTTCAGCTCATTGGTGCCATTCAACTCCAAATAACAGCCGGTTCCGACGGTACCAGACCCGATCACATCTCCGGGAAATATCTCAACCCCGTACGAAACCCGCTCGATGATTTCGGCAAAAGTCCAGTTGATGTCTTTCATATTGCCATCTGATATCAATGTGCCGTTGTGATGAGCCGTCATACGAAGGTCGTATTTATTGCCAGTGGGTGTTTCGATCTTAAATTCTTCCAGTTCATCCATGGTGACGAGCCAGGGGCCGATAGCAGTAGCGAAATCCTTGCCTTTTGCCGGACCCAGGTTAAGCTTCATCTCCTCCATTTGTAACGTCCTGGCAGAAAAGTCATTCATGATGGTTAATCCAACTATATAGGAATCTGCATCTTTCGCCTCGATATTTTTACCTCTTTTCCCAATCACAGCAGCGACTTCTAATTCAAAATCGAGTTTTTGCAGATGATCACTTTCGACGACCAGATCGCCTTCACCGATAATTGCGTTATGGTTGGTGAAATAAAAAACCGGGAATTGATCGAATTCCGGGATCATGTCTAATCCGCGGTTTCTTCTCGCGGTTGCCACATGCTGTCGGAATGCATAGGCGTCTCTGCATGAGGTTGGATGGGGGACAGGTGCTAAAGGATTTGTTTCATTAGAATTAACAATAAGATTGGTTTTTCCGGATAAAAAAGCATCTTGAACTTGTTCAGCTTTTCTCAAAAACTCGTCACTTCGATGTAGAAACTCATTCATGGAAGATGGGAGAAGGTTGCCTGATTCCTTGGCGTTTTGTTCCAAATCTACGATATTATTATTAATAATAAGCGCTAACCGTTCTTCATTGTCGCTGGTGAGATAGGAGATTAATTTCATTTTATGTCCTAATTATAAATTCTAAATCAAAGTATCTTTTTAGTCGAAATTCAAAACCTTTTAGACAGGATTAACAAGATAAACAGGATAAGATGAAATCTTTTGAAGCTTGCCATGTATCTTTTTAATCCTGTAAATCCTGTCAAATGTTTTACGTCAACCACGACTGCGAGTATTTTGGATCCATGGTTTCTTTGACATTCAATGTCGGTTCCAGAGGTTCAAATGTATCCACCATCACTGCATATTCATCTGTGCCTTTGGCGCCAATAGAAGCTTCGGTTTTGCCGGGTTGGGGTCCATGTGTGATGCCGCCCGGATGAAATGTGATCGAACCCTCCTCGACGCCTGTGCGCGACATAAAGTCTCCTTCAGCATAGTAGATGATTTCATCGCTGTCGACATTGGCATGAAAATAAGGCGTCGGAATGGCATCCTTATCAAAGTCAAATGGCCTGGGACAAAAATTACACAAGACAAAATGCCGGGATCTAAAAGCCAAATGGGTCGGCGGCGGGAGGTGAAGTCTGCCGACCTTTGGACAATAGTTTTTAATGTTGAACGAAACCGGATAATGATAACCATCCCAGCCAACAATGTC
Proteins encoded in this window:
- a CDS encoding AMP-binding protein, which codes for MTQPVWRPTQDRIQNANLTQFIKQVSQKTGKKFSSYHELYHWSIQNLEEFWQSIWEFSEIVHSKKYEKILDADGMWRAKWFQGAKLNFAENLLRYRDDRTAIISWTEYREPVRYTFQELYLLVAKFAESLKQNGVKQGDRVVGYISNIPEAVIAMLAATSLGAVWSSCSPDFGIQGVLDRFGQIQPKILITANGYSYNGKKIDSVQRVEQIAKQIPSLDKIVIIQQIVGDNGKSIPKSIDWHKFISNSATEIEFNQLPFDHPVYIMYSSGTTGVPKCIVHGAGGTLLQHYKEFMLHTNLKRED
- a CDS encoding flavin reductase family protein codes for the protein MIHVEPKDLSVKEIMDLLVGGVSPRPIALASTISSDGVRNLSPFSFFNAFGGNPPTVAFSPSRRQRDNTTKDTYNNLMATKECVIQTVTYAMVHQVSLASTEYESHIDEFVKCGLTPIPSDIVKPDRVKESPFQMECMLNQMIHLGDGGASGNLAICEVVKFHMTEDIFNNGVIQPELLDAVGRNSANFYTRASGDAIFEVEKPIGRKGVGFDQLPGYIKNSHIYSGNDLGQFANSEKIPTKDEVHIFLNTINTVEASEEIFLRFKQQKKYKEMFAVAIVLFKSDHPEARTFIEQAAKCALQCNNTEFALQAAVSLSILDPEKE
- a CDS encoding fumarylacetoacetate hydrolase family protein, which gives rise to MKLISYLTSDNEERLALIINNNIVDLEQNAKESGNLLPSSMNEFLHRSDEFLRKAEQVQDAFLSGKTNLIVNSNETNPLAPVPHPTSCRDAYAFRQHVATARRNRGLDMIPEFDQFPVFYFTNHNAIIGEGDLVVESDHLQKLDFELEVAAVIGKRGKNIEAKDADSYIVGLTIMNDFSARTLQMEEMKLNLGPAKGKDFATAIGPWLVTMDELEEFKIETPTGNKYDLRMTAHHNGTLISDGNMKDINWTFAEIIERVSYGVEIFPGDVIGSGTVGTGCYLELNGTNELKAKETGESFEPTWLEVGDTIDLEITGLGKLSNRIVKAEPQRSILAKKKP